Part of the Notamacropus eugenii isolate mMacEug1 chromosome 5, mMacEug1.pri_v2, whole genome shotgun sequence genome is shown below.
TGCTCTTCCTCTGGGGAGCCTGTATCTTCTTGCCCTTGTGGGCAATGTCACCATTCTTTTCATCATTAGAACTGACACATCACTCCATCAGCCAATGTACCTGTTCCTCGCCATGCTGGCTGCCATCGACCTCGTTCTTGCCTCATCCACAGCACCCAAGGCCCTGGCTGTGCTTATGTCCTATTCCTGTGAGATATGGTACCCTACCTGTCTCACCCAGATGTTTTTTATCCATGCATTCTCTTCCATGGAGTCAGGTGTGCTGGTGGCCATGGCTCTTGACCGCTATGTGGCTATCTGCCACCCACTGCACCACACTACCATCCTCACTCCAGGAGTCATTGGACGTATTGGATTGGTGGTGCTGGCACGAGGACTGTTTCTCCTcataccctttcccattttgctACGCCGCCTTATCTTCTGCCAGAGTGTGGCCATTAGTCATGCCTATTGTGAGCATATGGCTGTGGTGAAGTTGGCCTGCTCAGATGCCACTGTAAATCGTGCATATGGTCTAGTGGTAGCACTGCTGGTAGTGGGATTTGATGTGTTTGCCATTGGCATCTCTTATTCCTTCATTCTCTGTGCTGTCTTGAGGGTCCCTGGCCGTGATGCCCGGCTGAAAGCATTTGGTACGTGTGGCTCACATATCTGTGTCATCCTAGTTTTCTATGTTCCTgggatcttttctttccttactcaTCGCTTTGGTCACAATGTGCCCCACCATGTCCATGTCCTTCTGGCCACTCTATATCTCCTGGTGCCACCAGCACTCAACCCCCTTGTCTATGGGGTAAAGACACAGCAGATTCGACAGCGTGTGCTCAGGGTTTTTTACATCAAAGTGTGGGCTTGACACTTATTCTCTTTCATACATCTAAGCAAGCCTCCTATCTGGTATGATCTAAAGTGTCACTCAAAGGGTGATGGAGTACATTTCCTAAGGGAACTTGCCCTTATGGGATCTTCCCTGGTGGAGAAAGAGCAGCAGTGATCCAATTGCTTGAATGAATGTCTTTGTGGTCTGGTTTCATAGGAGTGGGCCATAATGCTTAGGGGGCAGCATCCTAGTGGATAGGGAAATGGAGCTGAGAGCCACAAAACTTGGTGAGAACTCTGGTAAAGTTCATATGAAGCAGGCAGGGCCCTTGTCCTAGAAACTGACACTTCAGGTCTTTCTTATGGGGGCTAGGTTTGATTGTTTCCCATCACTGGATAATTTCAGAAGTTTAAGGATGGAGACCTGAAGCATGACCCTTGGATCAAGAAGGACAATAGGATGCTGAAAGGGGTATATTCCCCTTCTTTAGCAAGTGAGAGAGTCTCTCTCCcacatggtttcattttttttccttagaatgtGATTGATTTTTGTAAGGTTCTGTTGATATTGATAACTAGGTATATTCTTCAGTGTTCCCACTGAAAATCACCAGTGTCCATGATATCTCACTTCTAATTTCCTATTGTAATCCTTAATTTCTTACTTGTTTGTCTCTGTTAGATTTGTTCAAGTTTGAGGCATATTGAAGTTATCTATAACTATTAACTTTTTATCTAAGCA
Proteins encoded:
- the LOC140508643 gene encoding olfactory receptor 52L1-like, encoding MDRMASIHRWGEYNAVLPPLTSHLQTVQYASRMTSLGNSSWGLSTFSFYLMGIPGLEESQHWIALPLGSLYLLALVGNVTILFIIRTDTSLHQPMYLFLAMLAAIDLVLASSTAPKALAVLMSYSCEIWYPTCLTQMFFIHAFSSMESGVLVAMALDRYVAICHPLHHTTILTPGVIGRIGLVVLARGLFLLIPFPILLRRLIFCQSVAISHAYCEHMAVVKLACSDATVNRAYGLVVALLVVGFDVFAIGISYSFILCAVLRVPGRDARLKAFGTCGSHICVILVFYVPGIFSFLTHRFGHNVPHHVHVLLATLYLLVPPALNPLVYGVKTQQIRQRVLRVFYIKVWA